A DNA window from Ostrea edulis chromosome 5, xbOstEdul1.1, whole genome shotgun sequence contains the following coding sequences:
- the LOC125649904 gene encoding bromo adjacent homology domain-containing 1 protein-like isoform X2, with the protein MTQALSKLDFTKEIRIGPQTEKKEKEKAAVLSVEEYKRLHNIGSRLSTESIITYKESSFLQSSHSDSLLHSVTSSRSPDKINDLAFALNTDDWPSDCIKSGSSPDKHRESKSHKITENINVKYENDTTSPSKEINRQKLNWKNSGDENGEGKSTNKKKSSSKTSNRSSSSEVKKQQKSKKSESVPMPGRRVRREASLNAMAMVNILFEKEPPVPKSPKKRRSSSQADLPTEEKDAPKSPTKKTKSVEKKSEAKTQTKKVSVIKSPKDKKERDSKMILKANSSISKKKMLKFNSNKKLEKVKKVTESKCDTEDNSPDPSKPKKKRKDTRKAARTHEIVIPKRKRCCSGSMCATCFQPLSCQHQSAIYWNNQELPHSENIPRTNSSSDPDDIKPCMNMDMTTSGYSLSRLQHIDNASYVNTMVQHPAMSSHRCPQCAQAAGLLSGCQTYALGGVGSLSSVNLSAVMPYPPAYGGSYTLPYPGTSTLPHCTCPQCLYYSQSGTNISHQPLPSRDHCILSHPPISVQHIEDKHIEDSDTKVAEEIIDVGIEEFPVVQQNAFTKSNSAEKVRKKNSDSKVIKIKSKSSSSEKSTVKPPRKEKGEVQKKSVTEPKAKMSPIKVPKERKKSTSSKKEAKLQRTICLHGWRLHGPMENKKVYSYSIGISFEAQCYQAIQHSDGDIIQVRDCVMLRSGPKTTDIPFVAKVTQFWKHPQDGDVMMSLLWYYHPEHTEGGRKSQHASCELFASKHRDENCVACIDDKGYVLTYNEYCRFHAERLRKETHQLPRSKVVPPSDYPRSSRLPPDDVDISTVFICRQVYDFKLKRILKNPS; encoded by the exons ATGACCCAGGCATTGTCCAAGCTGGATTTTACAAAGGAAATTAGGATCGGACCTCAGACT gagaaaaaggaaaaagaaaaagcAGCTGTTCTTTCAGTGGAGGAATATAAAAGACTACATAACATTGGTTCCCGGCTGTCAACGGAGAGCATAATCACTTATAAGGAATCGTCATTCCTTCAGTCATCACATTCGGACTCTCTGCTTCACAGTGTGACTTCCAGCAGATCTCCAGACAAGATCAATGACTTGGCTTTTGCCCTGAATACAGATGATTGGCCATCGGATTGTATTAAGTCGGGCAGCTCACCAGATAAGCACAGAGAGTCTAAATCACACAAAATAACCGAAAACATTAATGTAAAATACGAAAATGATACAACATCTCCAAGTAAAGAAATTAATAGACAGAAACTAAACTGGAAAAATAGTGGAGATGAAAATGGTGAAGGGAAGTCTACAAATAAGAAGAAAAGTTCAAGCAAAACAAGTAATAGGTCTTCAAGTTCTGAagttaaaaaacaacaaaaatccaaGAAATCTGAATCGGTACCAATGCCTGGACGAAGAGTGCGACGCGAGGCCAGTCTAAACGCCATGGCCATGGTgaacattttgtttgaaaaagaaCCACCAGTACCAAAGTCTCCGAAAAAACGCAGGTCCTCCTCTCAAGCGGATCTGCCCACTGAAGAAAAAGATGCCCCAAAATCACCCACGAAAAAGACGAAAAGCGTGGAAAAGAAATCCGAAgcaaaaacccaaacaaaaaaGGTGTCAGTTATAAAATCGCCCAAGGATAAGAAAGAAAGGGACAGTAAAATGATTCTGAAGGCAAATTCTTCAATTTCGAAGAAAAAAATGCtcaaatttaattcaaataaaaaacttGAGAAGGTTAAGAAAGTTACAGAATCTAAATGTGATACTGAAGATAATTCTCCTGATCCTAGTAAGccaaaaaagaagagaaaagaTACAAGAAAAGCAGCAAGAACGCACGAGATTGTGATCCCCAAACGAAAACGTTGTTGCTCAGGATCTATGTGTGCCACATGTTTTCAGCCATTGTCATGCCAGCACCAAAGTGCCATCTACTGGAACAACCAAGAACTACCCCACAGTGAGAATATACCCCGGACAAATAGCAGCTCGGACCCGGACGACATCAAACCCTGCATGAACATGGACATGACAACTTCTGGTTATTCATTGTCTCGATTGCAGCATATAGATAATGCTTCTTACGTGAATACTATGGTGCAGCACCCCGCCATGTCCTCACATCGATGTCCCCAGTGTGCCCAGGCTGCGGGGTTGTTGTCGGGTTGTCAGACATATGCCCTTGGCGGGGTGGGTAGTTTGAGTTCTGTGAACTTATCCGCTGTGATGCCTTACCCACCAGCTTATGGAGGATCCTACACACTGCCCTACCCCGGGACGTCAACACTACCACACTGCA CTTGTCCACAGTGTTTGTATTATTCCCAGTCTGGTACAAACATTTCCCATCAGCCACTGCCTTCAAGGGATCATTGCATCTTATCACATCCGCCAATAAGTGTTCAACATATTGAAGACAAACATATCGAGGACTCAGACACCAAGGTTGCTGAGGAGATTATTGATGTGGGAATTGAGGAATTTCCTGTGGTGCAGCAGAATGCTTTCACAAAATCAAACAGTGCAGAAAAGGTCAGAAAAAAGAATTCAGATTCGAAAGTCATCAAAATTAAATCAAAGTCATCTTCAAGTGAAAAAAGTACAGTTAAACCTCCACGAAAAGAGAAAGGGGAAGTGCAGAAAAAATCTGTGACGGAACCAAAAGCCAAGATGTCTCCCATTAAAGTCCCAAAGGAGAGAAAGAAGAGCACCTCATCAAAAAAGGAAGCAAAATTACAAAGGACAATATGTCTTCATGGCTGGAGACTGCATGGGCCAATGGAGAACAAAAAAGTATACAGTTAT TCCATCGGTATCTCGTTTGAAGCTCAGTGTTACCAAGCGATACAGCACTCGGACGGCGATATCATTCAGGTTAGGGACTGTGTGATGCTGAGGTCAGGTCCAAAGACCACAGATATTCCTTTTGTTGCCAAAGTCACTCAATTCTGGAAGCACCCACAAGATG GAGATGTTATGATGAGCCTGCTGTGGTATTATCACCCAGAACACACTGAGGGGGGCAGGAAAAGTCAGCATGCCTCGTGTGAGCTGTTTGCCTCCAAACATAGGGATGAGAACTGTGTGGCTTGTATAGATGACAAGGGCTACGTTCTCACATACAACGAGTATTGCAG
- the LOC125649904 gene encoding bromo adjacent homology domain-containing 1 protein-like isoform X3 codes for MKRSEFLRKFITAKQVSDLSTGLLPDQEKKEKEKAAVLSVEEYKRLHNIGSRLSTESIITYKESSFLQSSHSDSLLHSVTSSRSPDKINDLAFALNTDDWPSDCIKSGSSPDKHRESKSHKITENINVKYENDTTSPSKEINRQKLNWKNSGDENGEGKSTNKKKSSSKTSNRSSSSEVKKQQKSKKSESVPMPGRRVRREASLNAMAMVNILFEKEPPVPKSPKKRRSSSQADLPTEEKDAPKSPTKKTKSVEKKSEAKTQTKKVSVIKSPKDKKERDSKMILKANSSISKKKMLKFNSNKKLEKVKKVTESKCDTEDNSPDPSKPKKKRKDTRKAARTHEIVIPKRKRCCSGSMCATCFQPLSCQHQSAIYWNNQELPHSENIPRTNSSSDPDDIKPCMNMDMTTSGYSLSRLQHIDNASYVNTMVQHPAMSSHRCPQCAQAAGLLSGCQTYALGGVGSLSSVNLSAVMPYPPAYGGSYTLPYPGTSTLPHCTCPQCLYYSQSGTNISHQPLPSRDHCILSHPPISVQHIEDKHIEDSDTKVAEEIIDVGIEEFPVVQQNAFTKSNSAEKVRKKNSDSKVIKIKSKSSSSEKSTVKPPRKEKGEVQKKSVTEPKAKMSPIKVPKERKKSTSSKKEAKLQRTICLHGWRLHGPMENKKVYSYSIGISFEAQCYQAIQHSDGDIIQVRDCVMLRSGPKTTDIPFVAKVTQFWKHPQDGDVMMSLLWYYHPEHTEGGRKSQHASCELFASKHRDENCVACIDDKGYVLTYNEYCRFHAERLRKETHQLPRSKVVPPSDYPRSSRLPPDDVDISTVFICRQVYDFKLKRILKNPS; via the exons ATGAAAAGAAGTGAATTTTTGAGGAAGTTTATCACAGCAAAACAGGTGTCTGATCTCTCAACCGGATTGCTTCCCGACCAG gagaaaaaggaaaaagaaaaagcAGCTGTTCTTTCAGTGGAGGAATATAAAAGACTACATAACATTGGTTCCCGGCTGTCAACGGAGAGCATAATCACTTATAAGGAATCGTCATTCCTTCAGTCATCACATTCGGACTCTCTGCTTCACAGTGTGACTTCCAGCAGATCTCCAGACAAGATCAATGACTTGGCTTTTGCCCTGAATACAGATGATTGGCCATCGGATTGTATTAAGTCGGGCAGCTCACCAGATAAGCACAGAGAGTCTAAATCACACAAAATAACCGAAAACATTAATGTAAAATACGAAAATGATACAACATCTCCAAGTAAAGAAATTAATAGACAGAAACTAAACTGGAAAAATAGTGGAGATGAAAATGGTGAAGGGAAGTCTACAAATAAGAAGAAAAGTTCAAGCAAAACAAGTAATAGGTCTTCAAGTTCTGAagttaaaaaacaacaaaaatccaaGAAATCTGAATCGGTACCAATGCCTGGACGAAGAGTGCGACGCGAGGCCAGTCTAAACGCCATGGCCATGGTgaacattttgtttgaaaaagaaCCACCAGTACCAAAGTCTCCGAAAAAACGCAGGTCCTCCTCTCAAGCGGATCTGCCCACTGAAGAAAAAGATGCCCCAAAATCACCCACGAAAAAGACGAAAAGCGTGGAAAAGAAATCCGAAgcaaaaacccaaacaaaaaaGGTGTCAGTTATAAAATCGCCCAAGGATAAGAAAGAAAGGGACAGTAAAATGATTCTGAAGGCAAATTCTTCAATTTCGAAGAAAAAAATGCtcaaatttaattcaaataaaaaacttGAGAAGGTTAAGAAAGTTACAGAATCTAAATGTGATACTGAAGATAATTCTCCTGATCCTAGTAAGccaaaaaagaagagaaaagaTACAAGAAAAGCAGCAAGAACGCACGAGATTGTGATCCCCAAACGAAAACGTTGTTGCTCAGGATCTATGTGTGCCACATGTTTTCAGCCATTGTCATGCCAGCACCAAAGTGCCATCTACTGGAACAACCAAGAACTACCCCACAGTGAGAATATACCCCGGACAAATAGCAGCTCGGACCCGGACGACATCAAACCCTGCATGAACATGGACATGACAACTTCTGGTTATTCATTGTCTCGATTGCAGCATATAGATAATGCTTCTTACGTGAATACTATGGTGCAGCACCCCGCCATGTCCTCACATCGATGTCCCCAGTGTGCCCAGGCTGCGGGGTTGTTGTCGGGTTGTCAGACATATGCCCTTGGCGGGGTGGGTAGTTTGAGTTCTGTGAACTTATCCGCTGTGATGCCTTACCCACCAGCTTATGGAGGATCCTACACACTGCCCTACCCCGGGACGTCAACACTACCACACTGCA CTTGTCCACAGTGTTTGTATTATTCCCAGTCTGGTACAAACATTTCCCATCAGCCACTGCCTTCAAGGGATCATTGCATCTTATCACATCCGCCAATAAGTGTTCAACATATTGAAGACAAACATATCGAGGACTCAGACACCAAGGTTGCTGAGGAGATTATTGATGTGGGAATTGAGGAATTTCCTGTGGTGCAGCAGAATGCTTTCACAAAATCAAACAGTGCAGAAAAGGTCAGAAAAAAGAATTCAGATTCGAAAGTCATCAAAATTAAATCAAAGTCATCTTCAAGTGAAAAAAGTACAGTTAAACCTCCACGAAAAGAGAAAGGGGAAGTGCAGAAAAAATCTGTGACGGAACCAAAAGCCAAGATGTCTCCCATTAAAGTCCCAAAGGAGAGAAAGAAGAGCACCTCATCAAAAAAGGAAGCAAAATTACAAAGGACAATATGTCTTCATGGCTGGAGACTGCATGGGCCAATGGAGAACAAAAAAGTATACAGTTAT TCCATCGGTATCTCGTTTGAAGCTCAGTGTTACCAAGCGATACAGCACTCGGACGGCGATATCATTCAGGTTAGGGACTGTGTGATGCTGAGGTCAGGTCCAAAGACCACAGATATTCCTTTTGTTGCCAAAGTCACTCAATTCTGGAAGCACCCACAAGATG GAGATGTTATGATGAGCCTGCTGTGGTATTATCACCCAGAACACACTGAGGGGGGCAGGAAAAGTCAGCATGCCTCGTGTGAGCTGTTTGCCTCCAAACATAGGGATGAGAACTGTGTGGCTTGTATAGATGACAAGGGCTACGTTCTCACATACAACGAGTATTGCAG